The following proteins come from a genomic window of Streptomyces sp. GS7:
- a CDS encoding cytochrome d ubiquinol oxidase subunit II, which translates to MDIFWYALTGLLFTGYLALECLDFGVGMLFLFARTEQDRERLRRTVVPLFLANEVWLVAFIGLLSGALPLLEGELLHALRIPVVVLLCAWFLRDAGLWFRTMHPGLRWRRTWDAVIPATSLVLAASWGAVLATLIRGLSTSGTGHAVATAKDLLHPFSLACAAVVTVGSLRQGTLFAAPNLPAGTALAARTGRLTRQLTYPLIALILLTTVIGLTVCPAPAALAVCGILSTIAVYGSARDHAAGRTTRALLQGTVPLVALPAAIGLINGTTALATRSGEGVLTLSNTIADPTTLTLLSVTILPTLIAVAFAQRWIWRVFR; encoded by the coding sequence GTGGATATCTTCTGGTACGCCCTGACCGGCCTGCTCTTCACCGGCTATCTGGCCCTGGAATGCCTGGACTTCGGGGTCGGCATGTTGTTTCTCTTCGCCCGCACGGAGCAGGACCGCGAGCGGCTACGCCGCACCGTCGTACCACTCTTCCTCGCGAACGAAGTCTGGCTGGTCGCCTTCATCGGCCTGCTGTCCGGCGCACTGCCGCTGCTGGAAGGGGAGTTGCTCCACGCCTTGCGGATTCCAGTGGTCGTACTGCTGTGTGCCTGGTTCCTGCGCGACGCAGGTCTGTGGTTCCGCACCATGCATCCGGGACTGCGCTGGCGACGAACCTGGGATGCCGTGATTCCAGCGACCAGCCTGGTCCTGGCGGCCAGCTGGGGTGCGGTTTTGGCGACGCTGATACGCGGCCTTTCCACCAGCGGCACCGGACACGCCGTAGCCACAGCCAAAGACTTGCTGCACCCGTTCTCCCTCGCCTGCGCAGCTGTTGTCACCGTGGGAAGCCTGCGTCAAGGCACACTTTTCGCCGCGCCCAACCTGCCAGCCGGCACCGCGCTGGCCGCACGGACGGGACGCCTGACCCGGCAGCTCACTTACCCGCTGATCGCGCTGATCCTACTGACCACCGTCATCGGCCTGACCGTCTGCCCCGCCCCGGCAGCCCTGGCTGTCTGCGGGATCCTCTCCACCATCGCTGTGTACGGCTCCGCCCGCGACCACGCCGCCGGGCGCACCACCCGAGCCCTGCTGCAGGGCACGGTGCCGCTAGTCGCGCTGCCCGCCGCGATCGGCCTCATCAACGGGACGACGGCACTGGCCACCCGCTCCGGAGAGGGTGTGCTCACGCTCTCCAACACCATCGCGGACCCCACCACTCTCACCCTGCTGTCGGTCACCATACTTCCCACGCTGATCGCTGTGGCCTTCGCGCAGAGATGGATCTGGCGTGTGTTCCGATGA
- a CDS encoding cytochrome ubiquinol oxidase subunit I has translation MHEVDLARLQFATTATLHFLFVALTLGLVTVVAAMQTRAMRTSDRELRSTRMRRVRFWGGLYVINYALGIISGLTQEFQFGLNWSGLSHVMGNVVGAPIAVEAIVSFFLESTFLGLWAFGFDKVPARAHLVLIWLVAITAYASTCWIMVVNGFMQKPVGYEMRGGEARVTDWFAILSNGATWYAVFHVAAAVALLAGMFLAAVSAHHILRDHDVEFFRPTLVQGSLAAGIGALVTAIAGGIHLGALRGYQPEKYAVISGETGSELDQVRSASIAKYGSGDWLPPAWLGWASMTMVVIGVFLVLLSWIPATAVLGNKVPLSQKRIRLRIAQFLLPFAFLALISGWITREVGRQPWMVTGELTVQQAVSDVSFGGMLTSFIAFTAVLVTLAVIDWVLIARYARIGPEGGPLRDARPFPPLDTSGQQRELDIRTEDGGLPWISSGTP, from the coding sequence GTGCACGAAGTCGACCTCGCGCGACTGCAGTTCGCGACCACAGCAACGCTGCACTTCCTGTTCGTCGCCCTCACCCTGGGGCTGGTCACGGTCGTCGCCGCTATGCAGACCAGGGCGATGCGCACAAGCGACCGGGAGCTGCGCTCGACACGGATGCGGCGGGTGCGTTTTTGGGGCGGCCTCTACGTCATCAACTACGCACTCGGCATCATCAGCGGCCTCACCCAGGAATTCCAGTTCGGGCTCAACTGGTCGGGCCTTTCGCACGTCATGGGCAATGTCGTCGGCGCGCCGATCGCTGTGGAGGCCATCGTCTCGTTCTTCCTGGAGTCGACATTCCTCGGTTTGTGGGCTTTCGGATTTGACAAGGTACCCGCCCGTGCCCATCTCGTACTGATCTGGCTGGTGGCCATCACGGCGTACGCCTCCACGTGCTGGATCATGGTGGTGAACGGCTTTATGCAGAAGCCCGTCGGCTATGAAATGCGCGGTGGTGAGGCCCGGGTCACGGACTGGTTCGCCATTCTTTCCAACGGAGCCACCTGGTACGCCGTGTTCCACGTGGCGGCGGCGGTGGCCCTACTCGCCGGGATGTTTCTCGCCGCGGTCAGCGCGCACCACATTCTCCGAGACCACGATGTCGAGTTCTTCCGCCCCACCCTGGTGCAGGGTTCCCTCGCCGCAGGCATCGGCGCACTCGTGACCGCCATCGCGGGCGGCATACATCTCGGCGCACTGCGCGGCTATCAACCCGAGAAGTACGCCGTTATCTCGGGGGAGACCGGCAGCGAACTCGACCAGGTGCGGTCCGCTTCGATAGCCAAGTACGGCTCCGGAGACTGGCTGCCGCCCGCTTGGCTGGGCTGGGCTTCCATGACCATGGTGGTCATCGGAGTGTTCCTGGTGCTCCTCTCCTGGATTCCGGCCACTGCGGTACTCGGCAACAAGGTCCCGCTGTCCCAGAAGCGCATCCGCCTCAGAATCGCCCAATTCCTCCTGCCTTTTGCCTTCCTGGCGTTGATCAGCGGATGGATCACCCGAGAAGTCGGACGTCAGCCCTGGATGGTCACGGGTGAACTCACTGTTCAGCAAGCCGTGTCCGATGTCTCGTTCGGCGGGATGCTCACCTCATTCATCGCCTTCACCGCCGTTCTGGTCACACTCGCCGTCATCGACTGGGTACTGATCGCCCGCTATGCCCGGATCGGCCCAGAAGGCGGACCGCTCCGCGACGCCCGCCCGTTTCCCCCGCTCGACACCTCTGGCCAGCAGCGAGAACTCGACATACGGACAGAGGATGGAGGATTGCCGTGGATATCTTCTGGTACGCCCTGA